Proteins encoded by one window of Chondromyces crocatus:
- the treS gene encoding maltose alpha-D-glucosyltransferase: MPPTLESNPLWYKDAIIYEIHIRAFADSNGDGIGDFPGLIEKLDYLQDLGITAIWILPFYPSPLRDGGYDISDYTDINPCYGTIDDFKRLLDEAHRRGIRVITELVINHTSNEHAWFQRARRAPPGSPERDFYVWSDTPKRYEDARIIFKDFETSNWAWDPVANAYYWHRFYSHQPDLNFDNPAVHEAILQAVDFWLEMGVDGLRLDAVPYLYEREGTICENLRETHEYLRDLRAYIDGKYADRMLLAEANQWPEDASAYFGKGDECHMNFHFPLMPRMFMAVELEDSFPLMNILKQTPTIPANCQWATFLRNHDELTLEMVTDEDRDYMYRVYAEESRARINLGIRRRLSPLMRLRRRTELMNALLFSLPGTPVLYYGDEIGMGDNIYLGDRDGVRTPMQWSGDRNAGFSRCNPQKLYLPVIVDPEYHYEAINVEAQQSNPSSLLWWSKRLINLRKQNPVLGRGDIEFLQPDNGRVLAFLRCIDDQRVLVVANLSRYAQFVELDLSRFKGAVPVELFGSTRFPEIGDATYRLTLGPYDFFWFALEATTAMGQEEGDVLPSLAVQGAWTSVLEGASRTALTKLLSQYLPARRWFRSKARTRKLTSIVDVVPFPSEGEGSSASPFFMLLVRVEFADGVPETYVLPVGFATGERAKNLVSRSRHAVITAIDVRDPGPGMETEGVLYDALLSPEFAERLLAMIQGKQVLSASRGKLVGIPFATLPDLDPEVSLKVRVSETEQTNTTLFFEDRLMLKVFRMVEEGISPDLEIGRFLTARGFTGTPRIAGAIELRDGREPAAVAMLQEYMPNQGDVWTVTMESVDRFFERVLASEEARGMKPPTPEGSLIESANAEPPQFVVDMMGTYLQRAALLGRRTAELHLALGADTNDPNFSREPFTAMHQRSLYQYAHSMLARNFAALRRRENSLPEPIREMAASLALREAEVDAQLADVFGRRVIVDRIRSHGDYHLGQVLYTGDDFVIIDFEGEPARPLSERRYKRCPLRDVAGMLRSFHYVGASALRRGRVRPEDVPALTPWVDAWVAWTSAAFLNGYLPTIRAGNELLIPRTAADTELLLGFYLLEKCIYEVGYELNNRPDWLEIPLQGLAQILSERSPV; the protein is encoded by the coding sequence ATGCCACCCACCCTCGAGTCCAACCCCCTCTGGTACAAGGATGCGATCATCTATGAGATCCACATCCGTGCATTCGCCGACTCGAACGGCGACGGCATCGGTGATTTCCCAGGTCTGATCGAGAAGCTCGACTACCTGCAGGATCTCGGGATCACCGCCATCTGGATCCTGCCGTTCTATCCCTCGCCGCTCCGCGACGGGGGATACGACATCTCCGATTACACGGACATCAACCCTTGCTACGGCACGATCGACGACTTCAAGCGGCTCCTGGACGAGGCGCACCGCCGTGGCATCCGGGTGATCACCGAGCTGGTCATCAACCACACGTCGAACGAGCACGCCTGGTTCCAGCGGGCGCGGCGCGCGCCGCCGGGGAGCCCCGAGCGTGACTTCTACGTCTGGAGCGACACGCCGAAGCGGTACGAGGACGCGCGCATCATCTTCAAGGACTTCGAGACCTCGAACTGGGCCTGGGATCCGGTGGCGAACGCCTACTACTGGCACCGGTTCTACTCGCACCAGCCGGACCTGAACTTCGACAACCCGGCGGTGCACGAGGCCATCCTGCAAGCCGTCGATTTCTGGCTGGAGATGGGCGTGGACGGGCTGCGCCTCGACGCGGTGCCGTACCTGTACGAGCGGGAGGGAACGATCTGCGAGAACCTCCGCGAGACGCACGAGTACCTGCGGGACCTCCGGGCGTACATCGACGGCAAGTACGCGGACCGGATGCTGCTCGCCGAGGCGAACCAGTGGCCGGAAGACGCCTCGGCCTACTTCGGCAAGGGCGACGAGTGCCACATGAACTTCCACTTCCCGCTCATGCCGCGCATGTTCATGGCGGTGGAGCTGGAGGACAGCTTCCCGCTGATGAACATCCTCAAGCAGACGCCGACCATCCCGGCGAACTGCCAGTGGGCCACGTTCCTCAGGAACCACGACGAGCTCACGCTCGAAATGGTGACCGACGAGGACCGCGATTACATGTACCGCGTCTATGCCGAGGAGAGCCGCGCGCGGATCAACCTCGGCATCCGGCGGCGGCTCTCGCCGCTCATGCGGCTGCGTCGCCGCACGGAGCTGATGAACGCGCTGCTCTTCTCGCTCCCGGGCACGCCGGTCCTCTATTACGGCGACGAGATCGGCATGGGCGACAACATCTACCTCGGCGATCGGGACGGGGTGCGCACGCCGATGCAATGGAGCGGGGATCGCAATGCGGGCTTCTCGCGGTGCAACCCGCAGAAGCTCTACCTGCCGGTGATCGTCGACCCCGAGTACCATTACGAGGCGATCAACGTCGAGGCGCAGCAGAGCAATCCATCGTCGCTCCTGTGGTGGAGCAAGCGGCTCATCAACCTGCGCAAGCAGAACCCGGTGCTCGGCCGCGGCGACATCGAGTTCCTCCAGCCCGACAACGGGCGCGTCCTCGCCTTCCTGCGCTGCATCGACGACCAGCGGGTCCTCGTGGTGGCGAATCTGTCGCGGTATGCGCAGTTCGTCGAGCTGGACCTCTCCCGCTTCAAGGGCGCCGTGCCGGTGGAACTGTTCGGGAGCACGCGCTTCCCGGAGATCGGCGACGCGACGTACCGGCTGACGCTCGGGCCGTACGACTTCTTCTGGTTCGCGCTGGAGGCCACCACGGCCATGGGCCAGGAGGAGGGCGACGTTCTCCCGTCGCTCGCCGTGCAGGGCGCGTGGACGTCGGTGCTGGAGGGCGCCTCGCGGACGGCGCTCACCAAGCTCCTTTCCCAGTACCTCCCGGCGCGGCGCTGGTTCCGCAGCAAGGCGAGGACGCGCAAGCTGACCTCGATCGTCGACGTGGTGCCCTTCCCGTCCGAGGGCGAAGGGAGCTCGGCGTCGCCCTTCTTCATGCTCCTCGTGCGGGTCGAGTTCGCCGACGGCGTGCCGGAGACCTACGTGCTGCCCGTGGGGTTCGCCACCGGCGAGCGTGCCAAGAACCTCGTGTCGCGCAGCCGGCACGCGGTGATCACCGCGATCGACGTGCGGGATCCGGGCCCGGGCATGGAGACCGAGGGCGTCCTCTACGACGCGCTGCTCAGCCCCGAGTTCGCCGAGCGCTTGCTCGCGATGATCCAGGGCAAGCAGGTGCTCTCGGCGAGCCGAGGGAAGCTCGTCGGCATCCCGTTCGCCACCTTGCCGGACCTCGACCCGGAGGTATCGCTCAAGGTGCGGGTCTCCGAGACGGAGCAGACCAACACCACCCTGTTCTTCGAGGACCGGCTGATGCTCAAGGTCTTCCGCATGGTGGAGGAGGGCATCAGCCCCGACCTGGAGATCGGCCGCTTCCTCACGGCGCGGGGCTTCACCGGGACGCCGCGGATCGCAGGCGCGATCGAGCTGCGCGACGGCCGGGAGCCGGCGGCGGTCGCCATGCTCCAGGAGTACATGCCGAACCAGGGCGACGTCTGGACGGTGACGATGGAGTCCGTCGACCGGTTCTTCGAGCGGGTGCTGGCGAGCGAGGAGGCCAGGGGGATGAAGCCGCCGACGCCCGAGGGCTCGCTGATCGAATCCGCCAACGCAGAGCCGCCGCAGTTCGTCGTCGACATGATGGGGACCTACCTTCAGCGCGCGGCCTTGCTCGGGCGGCGGACCGCGGAGCTGCACCTCGCGCTCGGGGCCGACACGAACGACCCGAACTTCTCCCGGGAGCCGTTCACGGCGATGCACCAGCGCTCGCTGTACCAGTATGCCCACTCCATGCTGGCGCGGAACTTCGCCGCGCTGCGGCGCCGGGAGAACAGCCTGCCGGAGCCGATCCGCGAGATGGCGGCTTCGCTCGCCCTGCGCGAAGCAGAGGTCGATGCGCAGCTCGCCGACGTGTTCGGGCGCCGGGTCATCGTCGACCGCATCCGCAGCCACGGGGACTATCACCTGGGGCAGGTGCTCTACACGGGCGACGACTTCGTGATCATCGACTTCGAGGGGGAGCCCGCGCGGCCTCTGAGCGAGCGGCGCTACAAGCGTTGCCCCTTGCGTGACGTGGCGGGGATGCTGCGCTCGTTCCACTACGTCGGCGCCTCGGCGCTGCGGCGTGGGCGGGTGCGGCCCGAGGACGTCCCTGCGCTCACGCCCTGGGTCGATGCCTGGGTGGCGTGGACCTCGGCGGCGTTCCTGAACGGCTACCTGCCGACGATCCGCGCAGGGAACGAGCTGCTCATTCCCAGGACCGCAGCGGACACGGAGCTGCTCCTCGGCTTCTACCTGCTCGAGAAGTGCATCTACGAGGTGGGCTACGAGCTGAACAACCGGCCTGACTGGCTGGAGATCCCCTTGCAAGGCCTCGCCCAGATCCTCTCCGAGAGGTCGCCGGTATGA
- the glgB gene encoding 1,4-alpha-glucan branching protein GlgB, translating into MSRASTPPSPSTPPAAPVEAIFAVSEPPGPPAPARGDGAATAGSSLPDVAQLAMGEVDLHLFHEGRHLRLHEKLGAHLARRGDEEGVFFAAWAPNAEAVAVIGDFNGWDPARHPMQRRGILGIWEVFVPGAQAGQRYKLKIVSRDGDYTIDKADPFGFRHEAPPGTSSVVADVAYRWGDEAHMSARSKSGLRNAPMSIYEVHLGSWMRIPEEEDRMLTYREIAPRLADHVAKLGFTHVELMPLTEHPFYGSWGYQTTGYFAATARYGDPADLKFLIDTLHQRGIGVILDWVPGHFPHDAHGLSFFDGTHLFEHASPLQGYHPEWNTYIFNYGRHEVRSFLLSSAMYWVEQFHADGLRVDGVASMLYLDYGREGGEWVPNQHGGRENLEAVALLRQLNEAVYQQVPGVETIAEESTAWPLVSRPTYLGGLGFGFKWDLGWMHDTLKYLALDPIHRKFHHRSLTFRGMYAFSENFVLALSHDEVVYGKGSLINKMNGDRWQKFANLRLLYTYMWTQPGKKLLFMGGEFAQWREWNHDVSLDWHLTNEDAHRQIQLLVGELNRAYREEPALHALDCDARGFQWIDANDADHSVLVYERRGTREEDRIVVALNFTPVPLYNYRIGVPGAGTWEELLNTDATTFGGSGQGNLGAVEAAPVPWQNRDFSLALTLPPLGAVLLKPRIEPRVDPGLKPPEEAPPEAP; encoded by the coding sequence ATGAGCCGGGCCTCCACGCCGCCTTCGCCGTCCACGCCGCCCGCAGCTCCCGTCGAGGCCATCTTCGCCGTCTCCGAGCCCCCTGGGCCGCCGGCGCCGGCGCGCGGCGACGGCGCGGCGACGGCGGGCTCCTCGCTGCCCGACGTCGCGCAGCTCGCGATGGGCGAGGTCGATCTGCACCTCTTTCACGAGGGCCGGCACCTGCGCCTCCACGAGAAGCTCGGCGCCCACCTGGCCCGGCGCGGTGACGAGGAGGGCGTCTTCTTCGCCGCCTGGGCGCCCAACGCCGAAGCGGTCGCGGTCATCGGCGACTTCAACGGGTGGGACCCGGCGCGTCACCCCATGCAGCGGCGAGGCATCCTCGGCATCTGGGAGGTGTTCGTGCCCGGCGCGCAGGCGGGGCAGCGCTACAAGCTGAAGATCGTCTCGCGCGACGGCGACTACACCATCGACAAGGCCGATCCGTTCGGCTTCCGCCACGAGGCGCCGCCAGGCACGTCCTCGGTGGTGGCCGACGTCGCCTACCGCTGGGGCGACGAGGCGCACATGAGCGCCCGGTCCAAAAGCGGCCTGCGGAACGCACCCATGTCCATCTACGAGGTGCATCTCGGCTCGTGGATGCGCATCCCCGAGGAAGAGGACCGCATGCTCACCTACCGCGAGATCGCCCCGCGGCTCGCCGACCACGTCGCGAAGCTGGGCTTCACGCACGTCGAGCTGATGCCGCTCACGGAGCACCCCTTCTACGGCTCGTGGGGCTACCAGACCACCGGCTACTTCGCCGCGACCGCGCGCTACGGCGACCCGGCCGACCTGAAGTTCCTGATCGACACGCTGCACCAGCGGGGCATCGGGGTGATCCTCGACTGGGTGCCGGGCCATTTCCCGCACGACGCGCACGGGCTCTCGTTCTTCGACGGCACGCACCTCTTCGAGCACGCGAGCCCGCTCCAGGGCTATCACCCCGAGTGGAACACCTACATCTTCAACTACGGCCGGCACGAGGTGCGGAGCTTCCTCCTGTCGAGCGCGATGTACTGGGTGGAGCAGTTCCACGCCGATGGCCTGCGCGTCGACGGCGTGGCCTCGATGCTCTACCTCGACTACGGGCGCGAGGGCGGGGAGTGGGTCCCGAACCAGCACGGCGGCCGGGAGAACCTGGAGGCGGTCGCGCTGCTGCGGCAGCTCAACGAGGCGGTGTACCAGCAGGTCCCGGGGGTCGAGACGATCGCCGAGGAGTCGACGGCGTGGCCTCTGGTCTCGCGCCCGACCTACCTCGGTGGGCTCGGCTTCGGCTTCAAGTGGGACCTCGGCTGGATGCACGACACGCTGAAGTACCTCGCCCTCGATCCCATCCACCGCAAGTTCCACCACCGGTCGCTGACGTTCCGGGGGATGTACGCCTTCAGCGAGAACTTCGTGCTGGCGCTCTCGCACGACGAGGTCGTCTACGGGAAGGGCTCGCTCATCAACAAGATGAACGGCGACCGCTGGCAGAAGTTCGCGAACCTGCGGCTCTTGTACACGTACATGTGGACGCAGCCCGGCAAGAAGCTCCTGTTCATGGGGGGCGAGTTCGCGCAGTGGCGGGAGTGGAACCACGACGTGAGCCTGGACTGGCATCTCACGAACGAGGATGCGCACCGGCAGATCCAGCTCCTCGTGGGCGAGCTGAACCGGGCCTACCGCGAGGAGCCGGCGCTGCACGCGCTCGACTGCGATGCGCGGGGGTTCCAGTGGATCGACGCCAACGACGCCGACCACAGCGTGCTCGTGTACGAGCGCCGGGGCACGCGCGAAGAGGACCGGATCGTGGTGGCGCTGAACTTCACCCCGGTGCCCTTGTACAACTACCGGATCGGGGTGCCCGGGGCGGGGACGTGGGAAGAGCTGCTGAACACCGACGCGACGACCTTCGGGGGCAGCGGGCAAGGCAACCTCGGCGCGGTCGAAGCGGCGCCAGTGCCCTGGCAGAACCGCGACTTCTCGCTGGCGTTGACCTTGCCGCCGCTCGGGGCCGTGCTGCTCAAGCCGCGAATCGAGCCGCGGGTCGATCCAGGGCTCAAGCCACCGGAGGAGGCGCCGCCGGAAGCGCCATGA
- a CDS encoding 4-alpha-glucanotransferase: MPGDDGSHRTLITEALRALNIKRLVLALHDPSFPSEAEEELGRGSPCTAGGQRFLRFAAALGFNAVQLGPQGELSPDNPSPYDGALFARSTLSIALAPLTEPGRWGRLLSPETLAALVEAQAEVAGGGGRAKRFLRAHHRSAWVAQQRALAEAWETFQRERVSTSPDPSVLDLAARLSAFRRRHAGWLTREVLYDPLCTLHGDGHFLRWPQTLDQRLFAPARGEEVACLARVRELSAEHAGHAEAVAFQQLLAHEQHGALREVAAGIGLRLYGDLQVGMPPRDHWAYRALLLRDYRMGAPPSRTNPEGQPWGYPLLDPDQLRGAAGGFFRARIDKSLDEYDGLRVDHPHGLVDPWVYLDEAPDPGESVRRGARLFSSPALPDHPTLSRFAIAAPFQLDRGLPRHADAWVTSLSPTQVEQYAVLVDGLVSAARARGWEKADLAFEVLSTLPLPVRAALERHGLGRFRVTQKANLADPMDVYRSERAMPADWVMVGTHDTPSLWSVLDRWRAEKSVEAQAAYLAERVAPREDQVASLARALSRDQALLARAKFADLFASGAAHVSVFFADLLGMKEPYNQPGTVSDENWSLRVPRDYQQKYALQATRGAALDLPRVLAMALRARGAGASEERAALADKLMALPAAPPPVA; this comes from the coding sequence ATGCCAGGAGACGACGGCAGCCATCGCACCCTGATCACCGAGGCCCTGCGAGCGCTGAACATCAAGCGCCTCGTGCTCGCCCTGCACGACCCGAGCTTCCCGTCGGAAGCCGAGGAGGAACTCGGCCGAGGCTCGCCCTGCACCGCAGGAGGTCAGCGCTTCCTGCGCTTCGCGGCGGCGCTCGGGTTCAACGCCGTCCAGCTCGGGCCGCAAGGGGAGCTGTCCCCGGACAACCCGTCGCCGTACGACGGCGCGCTGTTCGCGCGGAGCACGCTGTCGATCGCGCTCGCGCCGCTCACCGAGCCCGGGCGCTGGGGTCGACTGCTCTCTCCGGAGACGCTCGCCGCCCTGGTCGAGGCGCAAGCCGAGGTGGCGGGGGGTGGTGGGCGCGCGAAGCGGTTCCTGCGGGCGCACCACCGGTCGGCCTGGGTGGCCCAGCAGCGGGCGCTCGCCGAGGCCTGGGAGACGTTCCAGCGCGAGCGCGTGAGCACCTCGCCCGACCCGAGCGTCCTCGACCTCGCCGCGCGTCTCTCGGCGTTCCGGCGGCGGCACGCGGGCTGGCTCACGCGCGAGGTGCTGTACGACCCGCTGTGCACGCTGCACGGCGACGGGCACTTCCTGCGGTGGCCGCAGACGCTCGATCAGCGCCTGTTCGCGCCCGCGCGTGGCGAGGAGGTGGCGTGCCTGGCGCGGGTCCGCGAGCTGTCGGCGGAGCACGCGGGCCACGCGGAGGCGGTCGCGTTCCAGCAGCTCCTCGCGCACGAGCAGCACGGCGCGCTGCGCGAGGTGGCGGCGGGGATCGGCCTGCGGCTCTACGGCGACCTCCAGGTGGGCATGCCCCCGCGCGATCACTGGGCGTACCGCGCGCTCTTGCTGCGCGACTACCGCATGGGCGCGCCCCCCAGCCGCACGAACCCCGAAGGGCAGCCGTGGGGCTACCCGCTGCTCGACCCGGACCAGCTCCGCGGCGCGGCCGGGGGCTTCTTCCGGGCCCGCATCGACAAGTCCCTCGACGAGTACGACGGCCTGCGCGTCGACCACCCGCACGGGCTGGTCGACCCCTGGGTCTACCTGGACGAGGCGCCGGATCCCGGCGAGTCCGTGCGCCGCGGTGCCCGGCTGTTCTCGTCGCCCGCCTTGCCGGATCACCCCACCCTCTCGCGCTTCGCCATCGCCGCGCCGTTCCAGCTCGACCGGGGCCTGCCGCGCCACGCCGACGCCTGGGTGACGTCGCTCTCGCCGACGCAGGTGGAGCAGTACGCCGTCCTCGTCGACGGCCTGGTCAGCGCGGCACGCGCCCGGGGCTGGGAGAAGGCCGACCTCGCCTTCGAGGTGCTGAGCACCCTGCCCTTGCCCGTCCGGGCGGCGCTGGAGCGCCACGGCCTCGGGCGCTTCCGCGTCACCCAGAAGGCCAACCTCGCCGATCCGATGGACGTCTACCGCTCCGAGCGGGCCATGCCGGCGGACTGGGTGATGGTGGGGACCCACGACACGCCGTCGCTCTGGAGCGTGCTGGACCGATGGCGCGCGGAGAAATCCGTGGAGGCGCAGGCCGCCTACCTGGCCGAGCGGGTCGCGCCCCGGGAGGACCAGGTCGCCTCGCTCGCGCGCGCGCTCTCCCGCGACCAGGCGCTGCTCGCCCGCGCGAAGTTCGCCGACCTCTTCGCCAGCGGCGCGGCGCACGTGTCGGTGTTCTTCGCCGACCTGCTGGGGATGAAGGAGCCCTACAACCAGCCGGGGACGGTGAGCGACGAGAACTGGTCGCTCCGCGTGCCCCGGGACTACCAGCAGAAGTACGCGCTCCAGGCGACCCGGGGCGCCGCGCTCGACCTGCCCCGGGTGCTGGCGATGGCGCTCCGGGCCCGCGGCGCCGGCGCGAGCGAGGAGCGCGCGGCCCTCGCCGACAAGCTCATGGCGCTTCCGGCGGCGCCTCCTCCGGTGGCTTGA
- a CDS encoding sensor histidine kinase, translated as MAENRELHDRVALLSVLQELTVSALDLFDPRRPMSGFLDRVAERLGCSATILLDDSEPAPRLLGAVGLPATSCSLPLARGEPLPYPELARPGLVTWRLSGSGHEAEAEAEVPGAGPTDTPRSHVDRVVTLLLCFDGEPQLAPHYRGMMRRLVSILRTALIHRDLYARTLDSERERSLRLEQERHARAAAEDAQRRAAFLAEASRRLSTSLNYEATLTRVARLPVPFVASFCMVDVLEGASTLRRAVVVHADPSRSLSARKLEGRATVGSVTPLAVAQALRTGEPVPWDLDGDPAALGTPEEAELLGQLDLERFLSVPLVSRGTTLGVLTLGCGEDDLCYGAEDASLAEELARRAALAIDNARLYDSAQRAIRAREDMVAVVSHDLKNPLATIFMNLQVLSRKLPPEEQLPGAHAPLERLKRAADRMERLIRDLLDLARIDAGHLVIEPVNKKPEALLADAMELLKEPAAEKSVRLEQHVAGDLPPVRCDHERVLQVLCNLVGNAVKFTPPGGEVELRAEPKGEEVVFAVRDTGPGIPEEQRGSLFTRYWQAKETAHQGTGLGLSIAKGLVELHGGRIWVESAPGTGCTFFFTLPAAGAAEQRAPGVSA; from the coding sequence ATGGCGGAAAACCGCGAACTCCACGACCGGGTCGCGCTGCTCAGCGTGCTCCAGGAACTGACCGTCTCGGCGCTCGATCTCTTCGACCCGAGGCGGCCCATGAGCGGTTTCCTCGACCGCGTGGCAGAGCGGCTGGGTTGCTCGGCGACCATCCTCCTGGACGATTCGGAGCCCGCTCCGCGGCTGCTCGGCGCGGTGGGGCTGCCGGCCACTTCGTGCAGCCTCCCGCTCGCCCGAGGCGAGCCGCTGCCGTACCCCGAGCTGGCGCGGCCAGGGCTGGTCACGTGGCGCCTCTCGGGGTCGGGGCACGAGGCCGAGGCGGAAGCCGAGGTCCCGGGCGCGGGGCCCACCGACACGCCGAGGAGCCACGTCGACCGGGTGGTGACGCTGCTGCTCTGCTTCGACGGTGAGCCGCAGCTCGCGCCGCACTACCGGGGGATGATGCGCAGGCTCGTTTCGATCCTGCGCACTGCCCTGATCCACCGCGATCTCTACGCGCGCACGCTCGACAGCGAGCGGGAGCGCTCGCTCCGGCTGGAGCAGGAGCGGCACGCCCGGGCCGCCGCCGAGGATGCGCAGCGCCGGGCAGCGTTCCTCGCCGAGGCGAGCCGTCGGCTGTCCACGTCGCTCAACTACGAGGCGACCTTGACCCGGGTGGCGAGGTTGCCGGTGCCGTTCGTGGCCTCGTTCTGCATGGTGGATGTGCTGGAGGGCGCGTCCACCTTGCGCCGGGCCGTGGTCGTCCACGCCGATCCCTCCCGCTCGCTCTCGGCGCGCAAGCTCGAAGGGCGCGCGACGGTCGGGTCGGTGACGCCGCTCGCCGTCGCCCAGGCGCTCCGCACGGGCGAGCCGGTACCCTGGGATCTGGACGGCGATCCTGCGGCCCTCGGCACGCCCGAGGAGGCGGAACTTCTGGGGCAGCTCGACCTGGAGCGCTTCCTCTCCGTGCCACTCGTCAGCCGGGGCACGACGCTCGGCGTGCTGACGCTCGGCTGCGGCGAAGACGATCTCTGCTACGGCGCCGAGGACGCTTCCCTTGCGGAGGAACTCGCGCGGAGGGCAGCGCTGGCGATCGACAACGCGCGGCTCTACGACAGCGCCCAGCGCGCCATCCGCGCCCGGGAAGACATGGTGGCCGTCGTCTCGCACGATCTGAAGAACCCGCTCGCGACCATCTTCATGAACCTCCAGGTGCTGTCGCGGAAGCTGCCGCCCGAGGAGCAGCTCCCGGGGGCCCACGCGCCGCTCGAGCGCCTGAAGCGCGCAGCCGACCGGATGGAACGGCTGATCCGCGACCTGCTCGACCTCGCGCGCATCGACGCGGGCCACCTGGTGATCGAGCCGGTGAACAAGAAGCCGGAGGCGCTGCTCGCCGACGCGATGGAGCTGCTCAAGGAGCCCGCCGCGGAGAAGTCGGTTCGCCTCGAGCAGCACGTGGCCGGGGACCTGCCCCCCGTGCGCTGCGATCACGAGCGCGTGCTCCAGGTGCTCTGCAACCTCGTGGGCAACGCGGTGAAGTTCACGCCGCCCGGGGGCGAGGTGGAGCTGCGCGCCGAGCCGAAGGGCGAGGAGGTGGTGTTCGCCGTGCGGGACACGGGGCCGGGCATCCCCGAGGAGCAGCGCGGTTCGCTGTTCACGCGCTACTGGCAGGCCAAGGAGACGGCGCACCAGGGCACGGGGCTCGGCCTGTCGATCGCGAAGGGCCTCGTGGAGCTGCACGGGGGCCGCATCTGGGTCGAGAGCGCGCCAGGGACGGGCTGCACCTTCTTCTTCACCCTGCCTGCTGCGGGCGCTGCGGAACAGCGCGCTCCCGGCGTCAGCGCATGA
- a CDS encoding FIST signal transduction protein, with translation MSTQISVGSSSSRDAAEAAREAVRTALTGAVEPVFALVLSTAGYDAHALTAAVSEQLGEVPWAGCTTAGVFAGTEMLSLGLVVGVVSGSGVRFGIGVADRVSVDGRAAGVAATTQALAELPAVVPPGWNRACIVLADVLSGKAADVVRGAVQVGGTGVAWAGGGAGDDLRLARGAQFAQGKAWVDGAVVIALDTRSRMAVGTRHGFRPYGPPSMVTRVKGASISELEFEPAFSVYQRAAAGRGDQVSQDEFVNFAMSHPLGIPQAGGDHVIRDPMRVDAAGTLHCVGEVPDGCLVRVMEGERAGLLFAAREASRAAKQAVNGPLGGAIVFDCVSRSLVLGEGVQAEIETFSAELGAPVIGCLTFGEIGAIGPGVPQFHNKTAVVLALGA, from the coding sequence GTGAGCACGCAGATCTCAGTCGGGTCGAGCTCGTCCCGGGATGCAGCCGAAGCTGCGAGAGAGGCGGTGCGGACGGCGCTCACGGGCGCGGTCGAGCCGGTGTTCGCGCTGGTCCTGTCGACGGCGGGCTACGATGCGCACGCGCTCACCGCGGCGGTGTCGGAGCAGCTCGGCGAGGTGCCATGGGCCGGGTGCACGACGGCGGGGGTGTTCGCCGGGACCGAGATGCTCTCGCTGGGGCTGGTGGTCGGCGTGGTGAGCGGGAGCGGCGTGCGGTTCGGGATCGGGGTCGCCGACCGGGTGAGCGTGGATGGGCGCGCCGCGGGCGTCGCCGCCACGACGCAGGCCCTCGCGGAGCTGCCCGCCGTGGTGCCTCCGGGCTGGAACCGCGCGTGCATCGTGCTCGCCGACGTGCTCTCGGGCAAGGCGGCCGACGTGGTGCGCGGCGCGGTGCAGGTGGGCGGCACGGGGGTGGCCTGGGCCGGCGGTGGGGCGGGCGATGATCTGCGCCTCGCCCGGGGTGCGCAGTTCGCTCAGGGCAAGGCGTGGGTCGACGGCGCGGTGGTGATCGCGCTCGACACGCGGTCCCGGATGGCCGTCGGTACCCGCCACGGGTTCAGGCCTTACGGACCGCCGTCGATGGTGACCCGCGTCAAGGGCGCCTCCATCTCGGAGCTGGAGTTCGAGCCGGCGTTCTCGGTCTACCAGCGCGCCGCCGCTGGCCGAGGCGACCAGGTGAGTCAGGATGAGTTCGTGAACTTCGCCATGTCCCACCCGCTCGGCATCCCTCAGGCCGGGGGCGATCACGTCATCCGCGACCCGATGCGCGTCGACGCCGCAGGGACGCTGCACTGCGTGGGCGAGGTGCCCGATGGGTGCCTGGTGCGGGTGATGGAGGGCGAGCGTGCCGGCCTGCTCTTCGCAGCCCGAGAGGCCTCGCGCGCGGCAAAGCAGGCGGTGAACGGCCCGCTGGGCGGGGCGATCGTGTTCGACTGCGTCTCGCGGTCGCTGGTCCTCGGGGAAGGGGTGCAGGCCGAGATCGAGACCTTCAGCGCAGAGCTCGGGGCGCCCGTCATCGGTTGCCTGACGTTCGGGGAGATCGGCGCCATCGGACCCGGGGTGCCTCAGTTCCACAACAAGACGGCGGTGGTGCTGGCCCTGGGGGCATGA